In the Tribolium castaneum strain GA2 chromosome 1, icTriCast1.1, whole genome shotgun sequence genome, one interval contains:
- the LOC663675 gene encoding putative inositol monophosphatase 3 codes for MNLGGVIRLNKTGLCVISGAVLILFIYVFTTSSNNDPPSVKINLKQLLEVAIKAAENGGKEVVANKDNLQVKSKGLTKEGMQDRVTTADYSSHCAIMKTLKHAYPTLHIISEEKKVQCDDREIDYLGHVTIPKSLDDHLEEIRDISVWIDPLDATYEYTGKLYKYVTTMVCVAVKEEPVIGVIHKPFNTESHTFWAWVGKAKSSNLKYARSKSENIKIIISMSHSGEIKKVLSEKMKNVDIIEAAGAGYKALEVALGNVDAYLHTTAIKKWDICAGNAIIKAVGGKMTTKFNELIDYKDDTSVKNEKGLVVTITNHDMFIGKF; via the exons ATGAATCTTGGGGGTGTTATCCGACTAAACAAGACAGGGCTGTGTGTAATATCGGGAGCTGTGCTGATATTGTTTATTTACGTGTTTACTACAAGTTCAAATAATGATCCTCCAAGCGTTAAGATAAATTTAAAGCAGCTCTTGGAGGTAGCAATTAAGGCAGCGGAAAATGGGGGCAAAGAAGTGGTTGCGAACAAGGACAATTTACAAGTAAAAAGCAAAGGGTTGACGAAAGAAGGAATGCAAGATAGGGTCACCACTGCAGATTATTCGTCACACTGTGCTATTATGAAAACTTTGAAACATGCATATCCCACCCTGCATATAATTTCAGAGGAGAAAAAGGTCCAGTGTGACGACAGAGAAATCGATTACTTGGGACATGTAACCATTCCTAAGAGCTTAGATGACCATTTGGAAGAAATTAGGGATATTTCTGTATGGATTGATCCACTAGATGCAACTTATGAATACACTG GAAAATTGTACAAGTATGTGACTACAATGGTTTGCGTTGCTGTAAAAGAAGAACCTGTTATTGGTGTCATTCACAAACCTTTTAACACTGAATCTCACACATTTTGGGCATGGGTTGGCAAAGCAAAATCTTCAAACTTAAAATATGCG AGGAGCAAGAGTGAAAATATAAAGATTATAATCTCAATGTCGCACAGCGGTGAAATAAAGAAAGTTTTgagtgaaaaaatgaaaaatgtggACATAATTGAAGCCGCCGGTGCTGGCTATAAAGCTTTGGAAGTTGCCTTGGGCAATGTGGACGCTTATTTGCACACAACTGCCATCAAGAAGTGGGATATTTGTGCAGGAAACGCTATAATAAAGGCAGTGGGAGGTAAAATGACAACGAAATTTAACGAATTAATTGATTATAAAGATGATACCAGTGTTAAGAATGAGAAGGGTTTAGTAGTCACTATAACCAACCATGACATGTtcattggaaaattttaa
- the LOC663661 gene encoding ubiquitin-conjugating enzyme E2 W — MAGLSPSERRLQKELMSLMKEPPPGVEVDFDLAEQNLLHWIINMEGAAGTLYEGERFQLQFKFSNKYPFDSPEVTFVGNNIPVHPHIYSNGHICLSILTDDWSPALSVQSVCLSIVSMLSSCKEKQRPPDNAFYVKTCNKNPKKTKWWYHDDSV, encoded by the exons ATGGCAGGGTTGTCGCCGTCTGAA AGAAGGTTGCAAAAGGAGCTCATGTCACTGATGAAAGAACCTCCACCAGGAGTTGAAGTCGACTTCGATCTGGCAGAGCAAAATTTATTGCA TTGGATCATTAATATGGAAGGGGCTGCAGGTACATTGTACGAAGGAGAACGTTTTCAATTGCAGTTTAAATTTAGTAACAAATATCCCTTTGATTCACCAGAA GTGACGTTTGTAGGCAATAACATTCCAGTTCACCCGCATATTTACAGCAATGGACATATTTGCCTTTCCATATTAACAGATGATTGGTCTCCTGCACTGTCTGTTCAGTCTGTTTGTCTTTCAATTGTTTCTATGCTCAGTAGTTGTAAAGAAAAG CAAAGACCTCCCGATAATGCTTTCTATGTAAAAACTTGCAATAAAAATCCAAAGAAGACAAAGTGGTGGTATCACG ATGATTCTGTATGA